In Aquila chrysaetos chrysaetos chromosome 17, bAquChr1.4, whole genome shotgun sequence, one genomic interval encodes:
- the TCF20 gene encoding transcription factor 20 isoform X3: protein MQSFREQSSYHGNQQSYPQEVHSSSRLEEFSPRQQAQMFQSFGGGAGSGRRGAAGASTAMPGESSGHQSYQGFRKEAGEFYYMAANKDPVASGGQQPPQRRPSGPVQSYGPPQGSSFGSQYGSEGHVGQFQTQHSTLGGVSHYQQDYTGPFSPGSAQYQQQASSQQQQVQQLRQQIYQSHQPLPQASSQSASSTSHLQPMQRPSTLPSSASGYQLRVGQFSQHYQPPSSSSSSSFPSPQRFGQSGQNYDGSYSVNSGSQYEGHAVGSNAQAYGTQSNYSFQTQPMKSFEQSKLPQSGQQGQQQQHPPQHVMQYSNAATKLSLQSQVGQYSQTEVPVRSPMQFHQNFSPISNPSPAASVVQSPSCSSTPSPLMPGGENLQCGQGNMSMGSRNRILQMMPQLSPTPSMMPSPNAHAGGFKGFGLEGLQEKRLTDPGLSSLSALSSQVANLPNTVQHMLLSDALAPQKKSSKRSSSSKKADSCTNSEGSSQAEEQLKSPLAESLDGGCSSSSEDHGERVRQLSGQSTSSDTTYKGGNLERSNSSPAQGSQNEPSKLSSSPAAREDVASPDGKEAVVAVENAPKVNEKAVGVIVSREAMTGRVEKSGGQDKPTQDDASTATQAPASASGAKEAGHAGTQPETQGGGKGSKSGDNTNHNGEGNSQPGHAVVGPNFPARTEPSKSPGSLRYSYKDNIAAGIQRNIGGFPQYPSGQEKGDFPGHSERKGRNEKFPSLLQEVLQGYHHHPDRRYSRNAQEHSGMAGSLEGAMRPNILISQTNELTNRGLLNKSMGSLLEGPHWGPWDRKSSSTAPDMKQINLADYPIARKFDVESQSSAHEGGALSERRSVICDISPLRQLVRDPGPHPMGHMGPEARSGRSERLAPGLSQSVILPGGLVSMETKMKAHSGQIKEEDFEQSKSSASLNNKKTGDHCHPAGIKHESFRGNASPGAAVSDAAPDYIPQQDSRSMQMRRAPGRTGSSRGKSPSQFQDLADKLKMSPGRSRGPGTDLHHMNPHMTLSERVNRGSLHSAYPQNSEGPSLASAYHTNARPHAFSDPNQSLNSQYHYKRQIYQQQQEEYKDWASSAAQGVIAAAQHRQEGARKSPRQQQFLERVRSPLKNDKDGMMYLQGSSYHDTGSQEAGRCVMGSDSTQSKCTELKHGNQKLQHHESGWDLSRQTSPAKSSGPLGAANQKRFCPQESDGHRREESTDLPKPSNAMLRLPGQEDQSPQNPLIMRRRVRSFISPIPTKRQPQDMKNSGSEDKGRQMTSAKEGADKTYNSYAHSSQSQDVGKSVAKGDSFKDLPSPDNRNCPAVSLTSPAKTKILPPRKGRGLKLEAIVQKITSPNIRRSVSTNSAETGADTVTLDDILSLKSGPEGGNVAGHGPETEKRKAEMSDQVGTASQDTTGEITLPRSSEEWQSSEDDKTKKEVPETASVGKEGAGSSAAPLPSQKSGGQGRSDGSVSGAGTLTFSDSKTISPSSVFTSEPNPKSEEKDGDVTNISPKPDGFPPKGYFPSGKKKGRPIGSVNKQKKQQQQQQQLPPPPPPPPVPSQSSEGVGGGEPKPKRQRRERRKPAAQPRKRKPRRAAPIVEPQEPEIKLKYATQPVDKTDSKNKSFFPYIHVVNKCELGAVCTIINAEEEEQNKLVRGRKGQRSSTPPPSNAESKVLPTSTFMLQGPVVTESSVLGHLVCCLCGKWASYRNMGDLFGPFYPQDYAATLPKNPPPKRATEMQSKVKVRHKSASNGSKTDTEEEEEQQQQKEQRSLAAHPRFKRRHRSEDCSGASRSLSRGASCKKATTDGGSGGEKTPLDSKPSMPTSEGGTELELQIPELPLDSNEFWVHEGCILWANGIYLVCGRLYGLQEAVEIAREMLEKYFNPHTWKEVLRTCFLCCF from the exons aTGCAGTCCTTTCGGGAGCAAAGTAGTTACCACGGAAACCAGCAGAGCTACCCGCAGGAAGTGCACAGTTCATCCCGACTGGAAGAGTTCAGCCCCCGCCAGCAGGCCCAGATGTTCCAGAGCTTTGGAGGAGGTGCTGGCAGTGGACGTCGTGGAGCAGCAGGAGCCTCTACAGCAATGCCTGGTGAGAGCTCTGGCCATCAGAGCTACCAAGgtttcagaaaagaagcaggagaGTTTTACTATATGGCTGCCAACAAAGATCCAGTGGCGTCAGGAGGGCAGCAGCCACCTCAGCGCAGGCCTTCTGGACCAGTACAGAGCTATGGGCCCCCTCAAGGGAGTAGCTTTGGGAGTCAGTATGGGAGTGAGGGACATGTGGGCCAGTTTCAAACACAGCACTCAACCCTTGGGGGTGTATCCCACTATCAACAGGATTATACTGGTCCTTTTTCTCCAGGGAGTGCCCAGTATCAGCAGCAGGCTTctagccagcagcagcaggtgcaGCAGCTGAGACAGCAGATCTATCAATCTCATCAGCCTTTACCCCAGGCTTCCAGCCAGTCTGCTTCTAGCACCTCACACTTGCAGCCAATGCAGCGTCCATCCaccctgccttcctctgcttctgggTACCAGTTACGAGTGGGTCAGTTCAGCCAACACTATCAGCCACCTTcgtcatcctcctcctcctcttttccttccccgCAGCGTTTTGGCCAGTCAGGACAAAATTACGATGGAAGCTACAGCGTGAATTCTGGGTCGCAGTATGAAGGGCATGCTGTGGGTTCCAATGCACAGGCATATGGGACCCAGTCAAACTACAGCTTTCAGACTCAACCGATGAAAAGTTTTGAGCAGTCTAAGCTGCCCCAAAGCGGGCAGCAGgggcagcagcaacagcaccCACCTCAGCATGTAATGCAGTATTCAAATGCTGCCACCAAGCTCTCTCTTCAAAGTCAAGTGGGACAGTACAGCCAGACTGAAGTTCCTGTAAGGTCACCGATGCAGTTCCACCAAAACTTCAGTCCAATCTCTAATCCATCTCCTGCTGCATCTGTGGTTCAGTCTCCAAGCTGCAGCTCTACCCCTTCTCCACTCATGCCAGGTGGAGAAAATCTCCAGTGTGGGCAAGGCAACATGTCCATGGGTTCTAGAAACCGAATCCTGCAGATGATGCCTCAGCTTAGTCCTACACCCTCTATGATGCCAAGCCCCAATGCTCATGCAGGGGGATTCAAggggtttgggctggaaggactgcaggaaaaaaggctCACAGATCCAGGGCTGAGCAGCCTGAGTGCTCTAAGTTCTCAAGTAGCCAATCTGCCCAACACAGTCCAGCACATGTTGCTCTCGGATGCCTTGGcacctcagaaaaaaagttccAAAAGGTCATCCTCTTCAAAGAAGGCCGACAGCTGCACCAACTCAGAAGGCTCCTCTCAGGCAGAGGAGCAACTCAAGTCTCCCCTGGCAGAGTCCCTTGATGGTGGCTGTTCCAGTAGTTCAGAGGATCATGGGGAAAGGGTAAGACAGCTGAGTGGCCAGAGCACCAGCTCAGACACCACTTACAAAGGGGGTAACTTAGAGAGATCCAACTCCTCACCAGCACAAGGCTCTCAGAATGAGCCATCAAAactcagcagcagccctgcagctaGGGAAGATGTGGCCTCCCCTGATGGGAAGGAAGCTGTGGTGGCTGTGGAAAATGCCCCAAAAGTGAATGAAAAGGCAGTTGGGGTTATTGTTTCTCGGGAAGCCATGACAGGAAGAGTAGAAAAGTCAGGTGGACAAGATAAACCTACACAAGATGATGCTTCCACAGCCACTCAGGCACCAGCTAGTGCTAGTGGAGCAAAAGAAGCTGGGCATGCAGGGACGCAGCCAGAAACTCAAGGAGGAGGTAAAGGGAGCAAAAGTGGAGATAACACTAACCATAATGGAGAGGGGAACAGCCAGCCTGGTCATGCAGTTGTTGGGCCAAATTTTCCTGCAAGAACAGAACCTTCCAAATCTCCTGGCAGTTTAAGATACAGTTACAAGGATAATATAGCAGCTGGTATACAGAGAAATATTGGTGGCTTTCCACAGTATCCTTCTGGTCAAGAAAAAGGGGATTTTCCAGGGCACAGTGAGCGCAAAGGCAGGAATGAGAAGTTTCCTAGCCTCCTACAGGAGGTCTTACAGGGGTACCACCACCATCCAGACAGAAGGTATTCTAGGAATGCACAGGAGCATTCTGGGATGGCTGGGAGTTTGGAGGGAGCCATGAGGCCCAATATCTTAATTAGTCAAACAAATGAATTGACCAACAGAGGCCTCTTAAATAAAAGCATGGGGTCTCTCCTGGAAGGCCCTCACTGGGGTCCCTGGGACAGGAAGTCTAGCAGCACAGCTCCTGACATGAAGCAGATAAATCTAGCTGATTACCCTATTGCTAGAAAGTTTGATGTGGAGTCTCAGTCTTCTGCCCATGAAGGGGGAGCGCTCTCAGAGAGGAGATCAGTGATCTGTGACATATCTCCATTAAGGCAACTTGTCAGAGATCCTGGCCCTCACCCAATGGGGCACATGGGTCCTGAGGCCAGAAGTGGAAGGAGTGAACGTCTTGCCCCTGGCTTGAGCCAGTCAGTAATACTCCCTGGTGGTTTAGTATCCATGGAAACAAAGATGAAAGCTCACAGTGGGCAAATAAAAGAAGAAGATTTTGAACAGTCGAAGAGCTCAGCTAGtctcaataataaaaaaacaggaGACCACTGTCATCCTGCTGGCATCAAGCATGAATCTTTCCGAGGCAACGCTAGCCCTGGAGCTGCAGTCTCCGATGCTGCTCCAGACTACATTCCCCAGCAGGACAGCAGATCGATGCAGATGAGACGAGCACCTGGCAGAACTGGAAGCAGCAGGGGTAAATCACCTTCTCAATTTCAGGATCTTGCTGATAAGCTGAAAATGTCACCAGGCAGAAGCAGAGGCCCAGGGACAGATCTGCATCACATGAACCCACACATGACACTATCTGAAAGAGTTAACAGGGGTTCCTTGCATTCTGCTTATCCTCAGAATTCAGAAGGCCCATCTTTGGCTTCAGCATATCACACTAATGCTAGGCCTCATGCTTTCAGTGACCCTAACCAGAGTTTAAATTCCCAGTATCATTACAAGAGACAGATATACCAGCAACAGCAAGAAGAATACAAAGATTGGGCAAGCAGCGCGGCTCAAGGTGTGattgctgcagctcagcacaggcaggagggagcaagGAAGAGCCCAAGACAACAGCAGTTTCTGGAAAGAGTAAGGAGTCCCTTAAAAAATGACAAGGATGGAATGATGTACCTTCAAGGTAGCTCTTATCACGATACTGGAAGCCAGGAAGCTGGGCGCTGTGTTATGGGGAGTGACAGTACTCAGAGCAAATGCACCGAACTGAAACACGGCAACCAGAAGTTGCAGCATCACGAATCTGGATGGGACCTGTCTCGGCAAACTTCTCCTGCCAAAAGCAGTGGCCCTCTCGGAGCAGCCAACCAAAAAAGATTTTGCCCTCAAGAAAGCGATGGGCATCGACGAGAGGAATCTACAGATTTGCCCAAGCCTAGTAATGCCATGCTCAGGCTCCCTGGCCAGGAAGACCAGTCTCCTCAAAATCCATTAATTATGAGGAGGAGAGTCCGTTCTTTCATCTCGCCTATCCCTACCAAAAGACAGCCACAGGATATGAAGAACAGTGGCAGTGAAGATAAAGGGCGACAGATGACTTCAGCAAAAGAAGGAGCTGATAAAACCTACAACTCCTATGCCCATTCATCTCAAAGCCAAGATGTTGGCAAGTCAGTTGCAAAGGGAGATTCCTTCAAGGACCTGCCAAGTCCTGACAATAGGAATTGCCCTGCTGTTTCCCTCACAAGCCCGGCTAAGACCAAAATATTGCCCCCCAGAAAGGGGCGAGGATTAAAACTGGAAGCTATTGTTCAAAAAATTACATCTCCCAATATTAGGAGAAGTGTTTCTACCAACAGTGCTGAAACTGGTGCAGATACCGTCACTCTTGATGACATCCTGTCTCTTAAGAGTGGACCTGAAGGAGGAAATGTGGCTGGACATGGACCAgagactgaaaagagaaaagcagagatgtcAGATCAAGTGGGGACAGCAAGCCAGGATACAACTGGTGAAATAACTCTTCCAAGATCTTCAGAAGAGTGGCAAAGCAGTGAGGATGATAAAACCAAGAAAGAGGTCCCTGAAACTGCCAGTGTTGGTAAAGAAGGAGCAGGATCCAGTGCAGCACCACTACCTTCTCAGAAGTCAGGTGGTCAGGGAAGGTCTGACGGATCTGTAAGCGGAGCTGGAACTCTGACCTTTTCCGACTCAAAAACAATTTCCCCTTCTAGTGTGTTTACTTCTGAACCAAATCCAAAGTCTGAGGAAAAAGATGGAGATGTGACAAACATTTCACCCAAGCCAGATGGTTTCCCTCCAAAGGGATATTTTccctctggaaagaaaaaggggaggcCAATTGGGAGCGTGAACAagcagaagaagcagcagcagcaacagcagcaactgccaccaccaccgccacccCCACCAGTACCTTCCCAGTCTTCAGAAGGGGTAGGTGGTGGTGAGCCAAAGCCGAAGAGGCAAAGGAGGGAGAGGCGAAAACCTGCAGCACAGCCACGGAAGCGGAAGCCTAGACGGGCTGCTCCGATTGTGGAGCCTCAAGAACCAGAGATCAAGCTTAAATATGCTACCCAGCCTGTAGATAAAACTGACTCCAAGAATAAGTCCTTTTTCCCTTATATTCATGTGGTAAACAAGTGTGAATTAGGCGCTGTGTGCACAATCATTAATgcggaggaagaggagcagaacAAATTGGTGAGGGGTCGGAAAGGACAAAGGTCTTCAACACCCCCTCCTAGCAATGCGGAGAGCAAAGTGCTGCCCACCTCAACTTTCATGCTGCAGGGCCCTGTAGTAACAGAGTCTTCTGTCTTAGGGCATCTGGTTTGCTGCCTGTGTGGCAAATGGGCCAGCTATCGTAACATGGGTGACCTCTTTGGTCCTTTCTACCCCCAGGATTATGCAGCTACCTTGCCCAAGAACCCGCCTCCAAAGAGGgccacagaaatgcagagcaagGTCAAGGTACGACACAAAAGTGCTTCTAATGGTTCCAAGACGGatacagaagaggaggaggaacagcAACAACAGAAGGAACAAAGAAGCCTAGCTGCTCATCCCCGCTTTAAGAGGCGGCACCGCTCTGAGGACTGTAGTGGAGCCTCTAGGTCACTTTCAAGGGGAGCTTCTTGTAAAAAAGCAACCACTGATGGTGGCAGTGGTGGTGAAAAGACTCCTTTGGACTCAAAACCCTCTATGCCCACTTCAGAAGGTGGCACTGAGCTGGAGTTACAAATTCCTGAACTACCTCTTGACAGCAATGAATTTTGGGTCCATGAGGGTTGTATTCTCTGGGCCAATGGGATCTACCTGGTCTGTGGCAGGCTCTATGGGCTGCAGGAAGCTGTGGAGATTGCAAGAGAGATG cttgagaaatattttaatcctCATACATGGAAAGAAGTCCTTCGAACCTGTTTCCTATGTTGCTTCTGA
- the TCF20 gene encoding transcription factor 20 isoform X4, with translation MQSFREQSSYHGNQQSYPQEVHSSSRLEEFSPRQQAQMFQSFGGGAGSGRRGAAGASTAMPGESSGHQSYQGFRKEAGEFYYMAANKDPVASGGQQPPQRRPSGPVQSYGPPQGSSFGSQYGSEGHVGQFQTQHSTLGGVSHYQQDYTGPFSPGSAQYQQQASSQQQQVQQLRQQIYQSHQPLPQASSQSASSTSHLQPMQRPSTLPSSASGYQLRVGQFSQHYQPPSSSSSSSFPSPQRFGQSGQNYDGSYSVNSGSQYEGHAVGSNAQAYGTQSNYSFQTQPMKSFEQSKLPQSGQQGQQQQHPPQHVMQYSNAATKLSLQSQVGQYSQTEVPVRSPMQFHQNFSPISNPSPAASVVQSPSCSSTPSPLMPGGENLQCGQGNMSMGSRNRILQMMPQLSPTPSMMPSPNAHAGGFKGFGLEGLQEKRLTDPGLSSLSALSSQVANLPNTVQHMLLSDALAPQKKSSKRSSSSKKADSCTNSEGSSQAEEQLKSPLAESLDGGCSSSSEDHGERVRQLSGQSTSSDTTYKGGNLERSNSSPAQGSQNEPSKLSSSPAAREDVASPDGKEAVVAVENAPKVNEKAVGVIVSREAMTGRVEKSGGQDKPTQDDASTATQAPASASGAKEAGHAGTQPETQGGGKGSKSGDNTNHNGEGNSQPGHAVVGPNFPARTEPSKSPGSLRYSYKDNIAAGIQRNIGGFPQYPSGQEKGDFPGHSERKGRNEKFPSLLQEVLQGYHHHPDRRYSRNAQEHSGMAGSLEGAMRPNILISQTNELTNRGLLNKSMGSLLEGPHWGPWDRKSSSTAPDMKQINLADYPIARKFDVESQSSAHEGGALSERRSVICDISPLRQLVRDPGPHPMGHMGPEARSGRSERLAPGLSQSVILPGGLVSMETKMKAHSGQIKEEDFEQSKSSASLNNKKTGDHCHPAGIKHESFRGNASPGAAVSDAAPDYIPQQDSRSMQMRRAPGRTGSSRGKSPSQFQDLADKLKMSPGRSRGPGTDLHHMNPHMTLSERVNRGSLHSAYPQNSEGPSLASAYHTNARPHAFSDPNQSLNSQYHYKRQIYQQQQEEYKDWASSAAQGVIAAAQHRQEGARKSPRQQQFLERVRSPLKNDKDGMMYLQGSSYHDTGSQEAGRCVMGSDSTQSKCTELKHGNQKLQHHESGWDLSRQTSPAKSSGPLGAANQKRFCPQESDGHRREESTDLPKPSNAMLRLPGQEDQSPQNPLIMRRRVRSFISPIPTKRQPQDMKNSGSEDKGRQMTSAKEGADKTYNSYAHSSQSQDVGKSVAKGDSFKDLPSPDNRNCPAVSLTSPAKTKILPPRKGRGLKLEAIVQKITSPNIRRSVSTNSAETGADTVTLDDILSLKSGPEGGNVAGHGPETEKRKAEMSDQVGTASQDTTGEITLPRSSEEWQSSEDDKTKKEVPETASVGKEGAGSSAAPLPSQKSGGQGRSDGSVSGAGTLTFSDSKTISPSSVFTSEPNPKSEEKDGDVTNISPKPDGFPPKGYFPSGKKKGRPIGSVNKQKKQQQQQQQLPPPPPPPPVPSQSSEGVGGGEPKPKRQRRERRKPAAQPRKRKPRRAAPIVEPQEPEIKLKYATQPVDKTDSKNKSFFPYIHVVNKCELGAVCTIINAEEEEQNKLVRGRKGQRSSTPPPSNAESKVLPTSTFMLQGPVVTESSVLGHLVCCLCGKWASYRNMGDLFGPFYPQDYAATLPKNPPPKRATEMQSKVKVRHKSASNGSKTDTEEEEEQQQQKEQRSLAAHPRFKRRHRSEDCSGASRSLSRGASCKKATTDGGSGGEKTPLDSKPSMPTSEGGTELELQIPELPLDSNEFWVHEGCILWANGIYLVCGRLYGLQEAVEIAREMKCSHCQEPGATLGCYNKGCSFRYHYPCAIDADCLLNEENFSVRCPKHKPLLPCSLPSLQNKMVKGSLSTEQSERG, from the coding sequence aTGCAGTCCTTTCGGGAGCAAAGTAGTTACCACGGAAACCAGCAGAGCTACCCGCAGGAAGTGCACAGTTCATCCCGACTGGAAGAGTTCAGCCCCCGCCAGCAGGCCCAGATGTTCCAGAGCTTTGGAGGAGGTGCTGGCAGTGGACGTCGTGGAGCAGCAGGAGCCTCTACAGCAATGCCTGGTGAGAGCTCTGGCCATCAGAGCTACCAAGgtttcagaaaagaagcaggagaGTTTTACTATATGGCTGCCAACAAAGATCCAGTGGCGTCAGGAGGGCAGCAGCCACCTCAGCGCAGGCCTTCTGGACCAGTACAGAGCTATGGGCCCCCTCAAGGGAGTAGCTTTGGGAGTCAGTATGGGAGTGAGGGACATGTGGGCCAGTTTCAAACACAGCACTCAACCCTTGGGGGTGTATCCCACTATCAACAGGATTATACTGGTCCTTTTTCTCCAGGGAGTGCCCAGTATCAGCAGCAGGCTTctagccagcagcagcaggtgcaGCAGCTGAGACAGCAGATCTATCAATCTCATCAGCCTTTACCCCAGGCTTCCAGCCAGTCTGCTTCTAGCACCTCACACTTGCAGCCAATGCAGCGTCCATCCaccctgccttcctctgcttctgggTACCAGTTACGAGTGGGTCAGTTCAGCCAACACTATCAGCCACCTTcgtcatcctcctcctcctcttttccttccccgCAGCGTTTTGGCCAGTCAGGACAAAATTACGATGGAAGCTACAGCGTGAATTCTGGGTCGCAGTATGAAGGGCATGCTGTGGGTTCCAATGCACAGGCATATGGGACCCAGTCAAACTACAGCTTTCAGACTCAACCGATGAAAAGTTTTGAGCAGTCTAAGCTGCCCCAAAGCGGGCAGCAGgggcagcagcaacagcaccCACCTCAGCATGTAATGCAGTATTCAAATGCTGCCACCAAGCTCTCTCTTCAAAGTCAAGTGGGACAGTACAGCCAGACTGAAGTTCCTGTAAGGTCACCGATGCAGTTCCACCAAAACTTCAGTCCAATCTCTAATCCATCTCCTGCTGCATCTGTGGTTCAGTCTCCAAGCTGCAGCTCTACCCCTTCTCCACTCATGCCAGGTGGAGAAAATCTCCAGTGTGGGCAAGGCAACATGTCCATGGGTTCTAGAAACCGAATCCTGCAGATGATGCCTCAGCTTAGTCCTACACCCTCTATGATGCCAAGCCCCAATGCTCATGCAGGGGGATTCAAggggtttgggctggaaggactgcaggaaaaaaggctCACAGATCCAGGGCTGAGCAGCCTGAGTGCTCTAAGTTCTCAAGTAGCCAATCTGCCCAACACAGTCCAGCACATGTTGCTCTCGGATGCCTTGGcacctcagaaaaaaagttccAAAAGGTCATCCTCTTCAAAGAAGGCCGACAGCTGCACCAACTCAGAAGGCTCCTCTCAGGCAGAGGAGCAACTCAAGTCTCCCCTGGCAGAGTCCCTTGATGGTGGCTGTTCCAGTAGTTCAGAGGATCATGGGGAAAGGGTAAGACAGCTGAGTGGCCAGAGCACCAGCTCAGACACCACTTACAAAGGGGGTAACTTAGAGAGATCCAACTCCTCACCAGCACAAGGCTCTCAGAATGAGCCATCAAAactcagcagcagccctgcagctaGGGAAGATGTGGCCTCCCCTGATGGGAAGGAAGCTGTGGTGGCTGTGGAAAATGCCCCAAAAGTGAATGAAAAGGCAGTTGGGGTTATTGTTTCTCGGGAAGCCATGACAGGAAGAGTAGAAAAGTCAGGTGGACAAGATAAACCTACACAAGATGATGCTTCCACAGCCACTCAGGCACCAGCTAGTGCTAGTGGAGCAAAAGAAGCTGGGCATGCAGGGACGCAGCCAGAAACTCAAGGAGGAGGTAAAGGGAGCAAAAGTGGAGATAACACTAACCATAATGGAGAGGGGAACAGCCAGCCTGGTCATGCAGTTGTTGGGCCAAATTTTCCTGCAAGAACAGAACCTTCCAAATCTCCTGGCAGTTTAAGATACAGTTACAAGGATAATATAGCAGCTGGTATACAGAGAAATATTGGTGGCTTTCCACAGTATCCTTCTGGTCAAGAAAAAGGGGATTTTCCAGGGCACAGTGAGCGCAAAGGCAGGAATGAGAAGTTTCCTAGCCTCCTACAGGAGGTCTTACAGGGGTACCACCACCATCCAGACAGAAGGTATTCTAGGAATGCACAGGAGCATTCTGGGATGGCTGGGAGTTTGGAGGGAGCCATGAGGCCCAATATCTTAATTAGTCAAACAAATGAATTGACCAACAGAGGCCTCTTAAATAAAAGCATGGGGTCTCTCCTGGAAGGCCCTCACTGGGGTCCCTGGGACAGGAAGTCTAGCAGCACAGCTCCTGACATGAAGCAGATAAATCTAGCTGATTACCCTATTGCTAGAAAGTTTGATGTGGAGTCTCAGTCTTCTGCCCATGAAGGGGGAGCGCTCTCAGAGAGGAGATCAGTGATCTGTGACATATCTCCATTAAGGCAACTTGTCAGAGATCCTGGCCCTCACCCAATGGGGCACATGGGTCCTGAGGCCAGAAGTGGAAGGAGTGAACGTCTTGCCCCTGGCTTGAGCCAGTCAGTAATACTCCCTGGTGGTTTAGTATCCATGGAAACAAAGATGAAAGCTCACAGTGGGCAAATAAAAGAAGAAGATTTTGAACAGTCGAAGAGCTCAGCTAGtctcaataataaaaaaacaggaGACCACTGTCATCCTGCTGGCATCAAGCATGAATCTTTCCGAGGCAACGCTAGCCCTGGAGCTGCAGTCTCCGATGCTGCTCCAGACTACATTCCCCAGCAGGACAGCAGATCGATGCAGATGAGACGAGCACCTGGCAGAACTGGAAGCAGCAGGGGTAAATCACCTTCTCAATTTCAGGATCTTGCTGATAAGCTGAAAATGTCACCAGGCAGAAGCAGAGGCCCAGGGACAGATCTGCATCACATGAACCCACACATGACACTATCTGAAAGAGTTAACAGGGGTTCCTTGCATTCTGCTTATCCTCAGAATTCAGAAGGCCCATCTTTGGCTTCAGCATATCACACTAATGCTAGGCCTCATGCTTTCAGTGACCCTAACCAGAGTTTAAATTCCCAGTATCATTACAAGAGACAGATATACCAGCAACAGCAAGAAGAATACAAAGATTGGGCAAGCAGCGCGGCTCAAGGTGTGattgctgcagctcagcacaggcaggagggagcaagGAAGAGCCCAAGACAACAGCAGTTTCTGGAAAGAGTAAGGAGTCCCTTAAAAAATGACAAGGATGGAATGATGTACCTTCAAGGTAGCTCTTATCACGATACTGGAAGCCAGGAAGCTGGGCGCTGTGTTATGGGGAGTGACAGTACTCAGAGCAAATGCACCGAACTGAAACACGGCAACCAGAAGTTGCAGCATCACGAATCTGGATGGGACCTGTCTCGGCAAACTTCTCCTGCCAAAAGCAGTGGCCCTCTCGGAGCAGCCAACCAAAAAAGATTTTGCCCTCAAGAAAGCGATGGGCATCGACGAGAGGAATCTACAGATTTGCCCAAGCCTAGTAATGCCATGCTCAGGCTCCCTGGCCAGGAAGACCAGTCTCCTCAAAATCCATTAATTATGAGGAGGAGAGTCCGTTCTTTCATCTCGCCTATCCCTACCAAAAGACAGCCACAGGATATGAAGAACAGTGGCAGTGAAGATAAAGGGCGACAGATGACTTCAGCAAAAGAAGGAGCTGATAAAACCTACAACTCCTATGCCCATTCATCTCAAAGCCAAGATGTTGGCAAGTCAGTTGCAAAGGGAGATTCCTTCAAGGACCTGCCAAGTCCTGACAATAGGAATTGCCCTGCTGTTTCCCTCACAAGCCCGGCTAAGACCAAAATATTGCCCCCCAGAAAGGGGCGAGGATTAAAACTGGAAGCTATTGTTCAAAAAATTACATCTCCCAATATTAGGAGAAGTGTTTCTACCAACAGTGCTGAAACTGGTGCAGATACCGTCACTCTTGATGACATCCTGTCTCTTAAGAGTGGACCTGAAGGAGGAAATGTGGCTGGACATGGACCAgagactgaaaagagaaaagcagagatgtcAGATCAAGTGGGGACAGCAAGCCAGGATACAACTGGTGAAATAACTCTTCCAAGATCTTCAGAAGAGTGGCAAAGCAGTGAGGATGATAAAACCAAGAAAGAGGTCCCTGAAACTGCCAGTGTTGGTAAAGAAGGAGCAGGATCCAGTGCAGCACCACTACCTTCTCAGAAGTCAGGTGGTCAGGGAAGGTCTGACGGATCTGTAAGCGGAGCTGGAACTCTGACCTTTTCCGACTCAAAAACAATTTCCCCTTCTAGTGTGTTTACTTCTGAACCAAATCCAAAGTCTGAGGAAAAAGATGGAGATGTGACAAACATTTCACCCAAGCCAGATGGTTTCCCTCCAAAGGGATATTTTccctctggaaagaaaaaggggaggcCAATTGGGAGCGTGAACAagcagaagaagcagcagcagcaacagcagcaactgccaccaccaccgccacccCCACCAGTACCTTCCCAGTCTTCAGAAGGGGTAGGTGGTGGTGAGCCAAAGCCGAAGAGGCAAAGGAGGGAGAGGCGAAAACCTGCAGCACAGCCACGGAAGCGGAAGCCTAGACGGGCTGCTCCGATTGTGGAGCCTCAAGAACCAGAGATCAAGCTTAAATATGCTACCCAGCCTGTAGATAAAACTGACTCCAAGAATAAGTCCTTTTTCCCTTATATTCATGTGGTAAACAAGTGTGAATTAGGCGCTGTGTGCACAATCATTAATgcggaggaagaggagcagaacAAATTGGTGAGGGGTCGGAAAGGACAAAGGTCTTCAACACCCCCTCCTAGCAATGCGGAGAGCAAAGTGCTGCCCACCTCAACTTTCATGCTGCAGGGCCCTGTAGTAACAGAGTCTTCTGTCTTAGGGCATCTGGTTTGCTGCCTGTGTGGCAAATGGGCCAGCTATCGTAACATGGGTGACCTCTTTGGTCCTTTCTACCCCCAGGATTATGCAGCTACCTTGCCCAAGAACCCGCCTCCAAAGAGGgccacagaaatgcagagcaagGTCAAGGTACGACACAAAAGTGCTTCTAATGGTTCCAAGACGGatacagaagaggaggaggaacagcAACAACAGAAGGAACAAAGAAGCCTAGCTGCTCATCCCCGCTTTAAGAGGCGGCACCGCTCTGAGGACTGTAGTGGAGCCTCTAGGTCACTTTCAAGGGGAGCTTCTTGTAAAAAAGCAACCACTGATGGTGGCAGTGGTGGTGAAAAGACTCCTTTGGACTCAAAACCCTCTATGCCCACTTCAGAAGGTGGCACTGAGCTGGAGTTACAAATTCCTGAACTACCTCTTGACAGCAATGAATTTTGGGTCCATGAGGGTTGTATTCTCTGGGCCAATGGGATCTACCTGGTCTGTGGCAGGCTCTATGGGCTGCAGGAAGCTGTGGAGATTGCAAGAGAGATG